The segment ACAATTATGTTTTGTGATAGATCTTGAATGATCTTAAGAACTTGGACACCTTAGCTTTTGTTTCACATTGAGCTTAATTAGTATCTCTTTTCACATGGTTAATAGAGTTGCGTTGCATTGTAAATTTGACATGGATACTATTCGATCGGTGTCTTGTTCCATCCACATCCAAATGCACAGTTTTCAAAAATCGGTTCATGTGATCAAGTTATCAAGAAACTAAGGTTCACAGAAGAATGTTTATAATAATTCAACATGTGTATTTGGTAATAATCattgtaaaaaatataagtCACTgctagaaagaaagaaaataaaaaagatttcaCACCAAGACCAGTGACATATAACAGAGATGAAAGAAAATTACATCTCTAATTTGGCTAAAATACGGGAAAAGATTTAAGCAAACCTGTCAAGAAATATAAGCTTTACTAATCTGCATTTTGAGGGTAACAAAAACCTACCAGCACTTTTCAAGATAACTTCGAATCACCAAGAAAATAGAGTTACTTGCGTGACAAGAGAATTAATTCTGCACCACAATATATGTCGTATTGGtgaacaaaaagaaatcaatCTTCCTTCAACAAGTATAAAATCGTGACTTGGCATGCAAGACTACCATTGCCAACTGGATTCCACGATGTTGTAGTCGTTGCATAACCAATAAATGGACCCAAACTTTCTTATTAAACTCAGATTTCAACCTGTTATTTCAAGATTATCGTGTTTACCCCCCATTTCGTAacactataaaataaaatagagggCGAAATAGATAGAGAAACTACAAAACCTTAGTGAAAGATGTCAAAAAGAGGAAACAAACAACATTCTAAAGACCCAATCTTCTAGAGAAAAAGGTGTTTTGTCATTTCTGCAAATTCCATGATCTTTTGGTCATTTCTGGAAATAGTTTAGCTTCACCTTCTCCATCACCTTCCATAGTGCAGCTTTAGCTTCTTCTAGCGTTTCAACACCATGACCTTCCTCAAAGGGCAGCCTTTGTACGTTGAActgcaacaaaacaaaaaaaacatagagaCGAGTAAGCTGACAAGCAACTGTGCATGATCATGAATCAACTAGGCTTAATTGTTAAATTAATGTTTATATTACCTGGGCACCCTGACGAACCCGTACATCTATCCCTTTGCTATCTATAGAGATGAGAGCAGCATCGTCTACCTCTGATTCAGAAGACAGTAGCTCTCTAAGCGGCTTTGAGAAGATGGCATTTAGTTCCTAcaacaagttaaaaaaaaaaaaagtaagagcCTACTTCAATttaccaaagaagaagaaagtttatTGAATCTGAAAAAAAAGCACCTTGAGGTTGTGCTCTCCACCATCGACGGCTATCTTATCTGGCTGTAAAGCCTCATACTCTTTGACATCAACCCATGCGACCGTGCCAAACCCTCCAATGAAATATATATCACTGCCAATATTCACGTTTGAATACAGAGTTGATAAGTAGAGAATAGGAGGTGGCATGAGTTAAGAAACAAAACCTTATGTTCTGCATTCTAAAATAGTGAAAGTTTCCCCATTGCTCTGAAAGCCCGTGCGGGTGCTTTGCAATATATTGCTTATGTGCCCACTCCTACCAACACGCCACAACCAGAGATATCACGACACATTAATCGCACATACATATGTTTTTTAGCAAGTGAGATTCATGTACAGTCAACGCATAAATTGAAAAGAAACAAAGGTTAACAATTAATTTAGATGCTCACCTGTTCATCTTCTGACAATGGGTAGACATCACCAAATAATGTCACTCTTGCATTCGATAGGCCACTCCATCCAGGTATCTGCCAGCCAAATCACACCATATTACagaacaaaagagagaaaagaaaaccGTTTTGTCTTTTGTAGTTTGAATACAGTAGCCAATATTACCTGAACAACGAGACTGCATCTAGGTTCAGCCAATAGATTTCGTGTGTGGATGGCCAAcggtgaaaataaaaagattggatctggaaacaaaaataatttataagccGTATAAGAAAACACAAGACAAGTTAAATGTACTAATCCAACATTCCCTTCAATACCATCCAAACGCACAAAAAAAACACCGATCTTACATGTATAATGAGatttgaagaagaaaacataaattgatttCACTTTCCTCCTATTCGTTCACACAAGAAGAACGAAATCAAGATACAATTTTTTATAGAGTGGGAGGAAGTTTAATACTTATGAATCAATTGTCCACTAGTAAGTCACTAAAGTCACATTCTAAAGAACATCTCAGCATACAaagaaagtgagagagagagagatagtgtGACTTACGCCCCATACGATCAGGTGCAAAATCCACCAAAGACCCAAATGGGTAACCTTCCCTACGGTGGTGCATTTTAGACATCACTGTGCATAGATGAGCAAACCTAGCCTTGAATCatttaagaaagaaaacaagaacttatcatctttctcatcaaagcaaaaaaaaaatgaactcCAGAACAATCTTAAGGGGCGAATCTTTTTACCTGCTCCAGCAAGTTCCTTACAGCCAAAGAAGGCCTAGGCAACGCATGAGCTGATGTTGCATTCTGAACTCCACCAGATATGGGAGTTCTAAAAAGCCCACCTCTGTTCCCAGCACCCTGTGGAAGTGCAAGAGATGACTCCACATCTATTACACTCTCAATCTTTTCCTTCACacaacataaaagaaaaagaagctaTTAGCCTTATGTGCCAAAGCTACAACCTTTACACCAATACAAACTCTGCATCATATCCAGAACTAGCTCAAGAGTACCCATGACAAGAACGGTAATAAAGTATTAAACTTTTCATGACAATACACCTAATAATCACAAGACAAAGAGACAAGGAGTAGCCAATACAAAAGAATCCCACGGACCCACGACAAGAATTGTAATAAAGTATTCAACTTTGTCCCTTGAGGGTACCTGTGATAAAGAGAAGATGTCTCTAGGAAAGAAGCCAAACCCATTGCTTTCGCCGAGATTCTCTTCACCTTCGCTTGGTGTGTCGTTGTGTAAGAGAGCTTGTATCCGAAGGCCGTGGCTTGATCCATCTCTGATTCTCAGCTTGGGGATTCTAAGCTTTGGTGGCGAATTACAGAGCCAGCACGAAGACTGGGATGAAGCTACGAGTGGCAGGGAAGGTTTGAAGAAGAGATGCTTTGTCCTCGGGATAGGATTAGAGATGTATGATGATGAAGTAGAGAGAGCTTCCATGGTTAGGTGGAGATTTTGGCTTCAAGTGTTTGcgatctttctttctttcagtgTGGCAGTGGAGATTCGTCAGGCGCCTTTATTGAGAGTAAAGCTTATAGGAATTAGGACTTTTCCTGAGTAGGGTTTTTttgattatatacaaaataaagtgtttttttcttttttattttactttatctttttgttgttgtcaaaGATAGGGGTTGAAGGAACTACtcagtttttaatttatgtgatAACCTTAAGCAAACAAAAAGAGCTATTTATTTCAGGTTATACATAagtatttattttcaaattgatTATTAGTTTTCTTCTATTAGGATAAATAAGAAAGATGATCTATTTTAACGCAAACCTCGTATCACACAAAGGATAATGATTATgaaatcagtttataaaatctattATTATTGATAACAACAGTAGTCAGTAGTTATtggaaatataattttaattactctCTATATGAGActgtttagaaaaataaatgaatttggaatttcttttatgtaaatcatgatttagttttctttttgtgtcACGTGGAAGTTATTTCATTACCTAAGACACGAGATATATGAGTTACAAGCTTACACGCATACTGCTAATTAAGTTGTCTTTTTTTTACAATTGTCTTTCCCTCACAATTTTATTAGTTCGAAACCGGTTTAGCTCATGAACACATACCTGATACCCAGCTTCAGATTCAGGTTAAGACTCGACATCATCACTAGAAGAGTAGCAGAGCGGTGCCTCCATTGTAAAAAATGAAGCTTTGTCTTATGGCAGCAGCATGGCCATCTTGGACTCTATAAAGAtcctgttcaaaaaaaaaaacctttttaataatctgaaataatttatatgtttttctgtatcttttatattttcatattcacTATTTTGAGTGGAAGAAacctctttttgtttttaataaaaaacttatGAAAAGGACCTCTTTGAAACTCTGATTTTTTcagtctttttttcttttgacgtTTTTTTATCCACAATCAGGATTCATTacctataaaataataaatagaacAATAAAATTTGGATAGTGGTCAGACAAAAATCTGTACACTCTTGATTTGGTTAGACAAGAACTTGGAaactcttcttttttcttctcgaCAGAAACTTGAAGacaaaaacttttctttctttgtgtTTACAATTTTTCTAGAAAAGTTggtgaaaattatatatttctctCCCAATATATAATCacaaatcaatactattaattcatGAACCTTTTTATGAAATTACCCCTACTTTCCTTTGGCATATTACTTTTTGTGCCATCAGATTTGCCTTAAAATTAGAAATCATTAAGGGTAGATTAGGAATAGAAAAAAAGACCACCAAAGCTCCCACAAATCACGccattaaattatatttgtaacaATGTCTATATTTATGCCAATTAGTTCTTTACTATCCAACTAAATGTAACTTTTACATATATGACAAGATAATAAGTTTCCATCGTTACAGAAATATGTTGCAACTAATTAACACATTGACATGTTATATCTATATATTGCTCTGTTATGAAAGGAACTAATCCTTAATTAGATTAATAGCTGTTTCCAAAAAGGTTTCCCAAACGTTAAGCAAATACACAGCCGGTTAGACATAACCTGCAAAACAATATATAGTCCAAGTATCATTTGGTTTTATATGtgtaaataatttgtaaaaaccGTGATGTGAGTAATCAGCTTATAACTTAAGTACcagttatacaaaaaaaaatttgaagattACTTTAACTCCCTAACGAAACCCTAATTACCCTATTTGATATTGGGTTTGTTTTGAATAATTAACATATGAAATATTTTACAATCAATGGTATCCTAACCTTTTAGATcatttatttaatcaattttcataaatatgagCAATTAAACCTTAAATACAAAACCAAACCCATCCCAAAAATCTCGCATAGCATCTAATTTGTTATTAACCAAAATATCCATCTTCAAATATTTAACTATCGctagaaaaatatttacaaactcaaatataaaaccTCCACATCCAAAACTTCGCATagcatatttatattttcttaaattaaaaaattacagaCTCAAAATAGAAAACCACCACATCGAAAATTTCGCAGATACGTACATAAAAAGAATATTCAGATTGTAGACCGAAATATCCTCTTTAACAATTATAACTTGGATTATTTGAAGAGCCTTATCATCCAACAACCAAAATATCATAACTCCTAACTAttgaattagttttaaaataacatcAGTTAGTTCAAATCTTAACTAAACGAAAATATATTGCACAAATTCAAATCTAATTgccttttttacaaaaaaaaaaatcagatctaATTGCACCTTATATATAACCACTGTAATCAACCATAATCCTAACAATCaacatttattttcttaacatcGAAAATGAGTAGAGTGCATAAAGTTTCTTACCTTTCCCAGCTGAAATCTTACAGAATCGATTGGTCCATCCAGGTGAAAGTACTCCACACCTGGAAGCAAACAAAAGCAGGCTTTGGTGAAAAACTTGAAATCGTGTTCGCTGACAAGAGGTAAACTTAAATCATTTTCGTTTAGTTTGATATTCATAGTGCTCCTAACGTGACATGACCTCTATTTTGCAGGGTGACAAAATTCAAGCAACATGTAAATGCATGTTTTGATAAGTATGGGGAGTAAATGTGTTGTGGGTGAGTGGAAGAACATTAGCAACTTCTCTGTGACAGACGCAAAGGGTCATTACCAAACAACAAAACATACAAAGAAGATAACATTTATCAATCTCACAAAGATATCTGATTGTGATTATCACAACAAAGatatgtttctttctttgatgGATTTTGAAAAAGTTTTGAGTGGAAAAGAAAACACCAGATTCTTGATTGGTaagattattatattatatatagatgttTATATGTTAATATACAGAGTGAAAGCATACCGTCTATTATATATTGTCTCGAACACCTCTGAAACCATCTTAATATATAGAGGAGAATTCATCGTACTAATATCAAGATCTTtagaaaaacattaaaaagagTCAGATCCTTTTTAGTGTACCTTCGTTTGACCATGTTTCACTCGATCTCCCTTTTCTGTAtgtccaaaaaaaattgaacggAATTACTCGCGATTCCGACATGTAAAATAACAAAGTACATAATAAAAAGGGTTAGATTCaagatttatttacttattaatcTGTCTCAGTCAACGTACTCATACAGATAAAGATAAATGATGAAATATATTTACCTGAATAGATAGGAAATCTGGAACCGGGGTGTCCGAGCTTGGTTTCTACTAAAAAAACTACTTTTTTAAGATCCTCTTTGGACACATGCAACTATATCTGAAAAGTAATATTAGCAGGTTTGATTTCaataatatttacttattatacTATCTCAGTGAACATACAAATACATATCAACATAAAACTTTATTTACCTGAATAGATAAGAAATACAAGATCCGAAGTGTCCGATCTTGGTTTGTATTACCCCTATgactttattttttaagatcCTCTTCGGGCATAAACCAAAAACAACAGATTCTCATCTGATTAAGCAGATTTATCATGTGAGAACACATGCAACCGTATCTGCAAAGTTAAAAGCATTAAGTTTTAGTTcgaaaataaagtttttatgaGCGTAAGATCTATGAtcatcaacaaacaaaaaaagggaTTTGTGTTATCGGTGATGATGGATCGTTTGATCCGATTAATTTGGGGAGAAAAgggaagatttttttttgagttggAAGAGATTCTCGAAAAACAGAAAGACAACTTTCTATTTTGTTGGTTGATACTTAAACATTTTTGGGCTTGGGctatagaaaacataatttGGTCGTTTATTTGTAAGCCCACAATAATTCTTATTCAATTTTGAAGccatgattttatttttcttacagcatttttgtaaacataaattttGGATACTTTTGTTCTTACTAAAAAATGGCTACTTgaaatattaacttttaaaaatccttcttaatttatattttaagtgtcactttaaactaaaaatagaaatagtTTCTAGGaagttattatatattgtaagaGTTTTAAgtactactagattttgacccgccctttagagGGCGGGATAAAGGGCGGGATAATCGTTTTGTTCTAAATTTATGcttttattcaatttttcatAAGTGTGTTTAGGCATGAATATCTGGATTGAGATCGATTGTCGTtaataaatttggtttggtccaacatatatatatatcaactacGATAACGTATAATCTTACCGACAGATTGCGTGGCAAGCAACCGTTAAGAGGGCGGGTATGTTTCCTTTGGACGGACGGGATTTGTTTCCTGTAAAGTTTAAACATCAAACATTGTATAATTTGGTTTTGAagtataatctatactattataacGATGCGTAATACTAATTCGAGTTACACGTTTTAGATTGTAACTCATGTTTTGATAATATACCGAGTTAAATAGTtgagattttaatttatgttttgagaaagtGACAATGGCGGATATGTTTCTTTGGCAAatttatgtttgtatatattatgTGTTTCAACATAAAATGTATATCAAGTGTTTTAATGATTTATGTTAGAAGTTGTTTTTTAGGTTTATATTggttttcatatatacaaaatgttagtattgtgaatggttgaaaaaaaaatcatttgattagagaataagttattttaaagttttatatttgtatttcaaAAAACTTATTCTCTTTGGTTATTtatgataagtttgtattttacttatgtttagatctaaaacttaattataagatgttaaaaaaattgaaaactttgctttggtaaatttttattatgtaaaaaatttaataataatatcttctttaatttacatatatatatatattcatatgagataattaaataatattatagatgaaaaaaGAGGTTGATGAATATgagatatttaaataataatataaataaactaaatttttaataaacatagtcaatatttaaattatacttgaaaataaaaaccTTAGTTTACAATGGGGTTTgatgaattgtttttttaatattgggTTTAAGCAAAATGAGTCTTAAGCCCAtgagttatattaaaaaaatcccaTAAGTTATATTCTATGTAACACAAACCAAAGTCGATTCCGATCGTtgttcataaaaaaaaagtcttctaCGATCTATGCCGATTCAGCGACCAAAACCGGAGGACACCGCGGATTCGTTGCTCTCCAATATGAACATGTTCTCTTTTCTATCTTTGTTCTTTTACGAATTCATATGTCAACTGCGTATTTATTTGTCTTTGGCTTTAACTGGTGACCAttaaaataggaatatgaaTGAGTAGGAAAAAAATTGCaggaacaaaataaaagaaatgaaaagaaaaatttattacttttgtttttgttacacATAACAAAAATTCTTCATAAATGGTGTAATTTTTAAGGAATAGATAGGAATTGGTCATTACCATTATTCATAAATGATGTAATTTTTAAGGAACGCATAGGAATTGGTCATTCTTTTTGATTCCTTATATCACCGGTTAGagcttttttgtttaatattttagtagAAATTAAATCTGTTTGTTAAATATTCTTGTTTCCTAATTATTATTTCAGGTTAGATATTTGAGACAAAACATCACGATTTACCAAACAGAGAccgatttaaaacaaaaatacatgGACGCGGCAAAGAAGAATTGATAAAGAAAGGGCCATGGAAAGCCGAAGAAGACGAAGTGTTCATCAAAGATACGGTCCGCGTGAGTGGAGCTCAATTCAATCCAAAGGTCTTCTTCAACGCACCGGGAAATCATGCCGTCTCCGTTGGTTCAACATACTCCGCCCAATCTCAAAAAGTATACAACTTAATCCAATCCatggtttttttattattcttcttcagtctttgttttgtttgccTAAACTTTATATGTCTTTTAATAGGTGGTTATTCTTGGCGgatgaagagagaatggtgaTCGAATTGCAGGAGGAGTTTGATAATCAGTTATAGCAATCCAAAACGTCAAACAAATGAATTCCTTAAGAGGAAGACaggtattttgaaaattttaaataaagaaaaaatatatttctgtttGTTACCTtggatttttcatttttcagttgtgtgtgtgtgtgtgttttagttTCAGAGATTTGCTTTGGTCGAGTTTGATCTTGTTGATAATTAACATTTGAGTTCGGCTCCCACTTTTGGCTAATTTTAAATAGTTCAGTTAAAAttcattttggataaaataaCGGATAAATAggataaatttaattttttgaataaaatatattcaagtGATTCAGTTCTATCAAGAAATTAGGatacttttaaatattacagataaaaaataatagagtAACCTAGTTTTTGGGCAGTtcgatttataaataatatttttagactatttgataactttaaaactaaatataattaatatttttagatatataaaatgtgtttgagatattcggatacccatttgattcttggtttgattttagtttttctattttagagatgTAAGAAccattcagatattttgttaaattgattCGGTTCTGTTTCTGTTAGACTTTGATTCTCGATTTATATCCTGaagcttaattatatatatatatatatatatatatatatatgtattttatatttgataaataattgatttagacttatttttaattatggagtgtataaacaaaatattaagactgatatcattttttaaataataaatatacttatttatctatatatttatttattttgaattttgttagtttaatattttaataaataaataaatatttaaaattcaaaataaaaaatttaaaatagtttaaaaggaattttcaaatttcacaataattatctatttattttaaataatataaggTTGTAACCAATTTTAGACACCAGTTGGATCCAATTTTGTGATTCTAccttaataatattgatttttacACCCATTTCAAAATatggatttaattatttttgtcagaaattttaattaaaaattaaaatatatacatgctttatatattatttttttcagtgTGGGTACGTTCTCTTGGccacatataaaaatacaaaggtATATAAACATtgacttattttttatattaaattctgTTTTCCCTTTTATTTCTAAGCTGGAAATACATAAGCAGAGAAAGAGAATTATGTACAAACACTAATATCTCATCCGCCA is part of the Raphanus sativus cultivar WK10039 chromosome 5, ASM80110v3, whole genome shotgun sequence genome and harbors:
- the LOC108862522 gene encoding uncharacterized protein LOC108862522, producing the protein MEALSTSSSYISNPIPRTKHLFFKPSLPLVASSQSSCWLCNSPPKLRIPKLRIRDGSSHGLRIQALLHNDTPSEGEENLGESNGFGFFPRDIFSLSQEKIESVIDVESSLALPQGAGNRGGLFRTPISGGVQNATSAHALPRPSLAVRNLLEQARFAHLCTVMSKMHHRREGYPFGSLVDFAPDRMGHPIFLFSPLAIHTRNLLAEPRCSLVVQIPGWSGLSNARVTLFGDVYPLSEDEQEWAHKQYIAKHPHGLSEQWGNFHYFRMQNISDIYFIGGFGTVAWVDVKEYEALQPDKIAVDGGEHNLKELNAIFSKPLRELLSSESEVDDAALISIDSKGIDVRVRQGAQFNVQRLPFEEGHGVETLEEAKAALWKVMEKVKLNYFQK